From Carya illinoinensis cultivar Pawnee chromosome 5, C.illinoinensisPawnee_v1, whole genome shotgun sequence, one genomic window encodes:
- the LOC122309359 gene encoding uncharacterized protein LOC122309359, whose translation METPTIKHPNPNQTAKVLDFPLKSHTNSHSHSPTFLQHNGFNSTELPISDIEMIAIQSVEYTSLKDLLPLSSLSPTHNSSWYDEIPIKNPLVKHAALAYLQPMSTPREAGDKGFFGRLREQYCSCEGGCLWWLGYVVSIIKEAFRERRDILYYAEDEGEEDEDDDDDDEKVD comes from the coding sequence ATGGAAACGCCTACAATCAAGCACCCAAATCCGAACCAAACGGCAAAAGTACTTGATTTTCCTTTGAAATCCCACACCAACTCACACTCTCATTCTCCAACCTTTCTCCAGCACAACGGCTTCAACTCCACCGAGCTCCCAATCTCCGACATAGAGATGATAGCCATACAGTCCGTGGAGTACACGAGTCTCAAGGACCTGTTGCCGCTGTCGAGCTTGTCACCGACACACAATTCGAGCTGGTACGACGAGATCCCGATCAAGAATCCGCTGGTCAAGCACGCGGCTCTGGCTTATCTCCAGCCCATGTCGACGCCTCGAGAGGCCGGGGACAAGGGCTTCTTCGGGAGGCTCAGGGAGCAATATTGCTCTTGCGAGGGCGGTTGCTTATGGTGGCTCGGTTATGTCGTTTCGATAATTAAGGAAGCGTTTCGAGAGAGAAGAGATATTCTGTACTATGCTGAGGATGAAGGGGAAGaagatgaggatgatgatgacgatgatgagaAGGTTGACTGA